The Chryseobacterium aureum genome contains a region encoding:
- a CDS encoding NAD-dependent epimerase/dehydratase family protein, with amino-acid sequence MESYTERILITGALGQIGTELTNRLVEIHGAENVVASGLDRWQEGITSAGYYERMDVTNTQLVRQVIKDYDITTVYHLASLLSGTSEKQPIFAWKLNLEPLLHFCEMAKEGLLKKIFWPSSIAVFGKGIPKHDVGQDVVLNPTTVYGISKMAGEKWCEYYFDKYGVDVRSIRYPGLISWKTPAGGGTTDYAVEIFYKAIEEGKYTSFISENTGMPMLYMDDAINATLKLMEAPKESLTVRSSYNLGGMSFTPKELSDEIKKEIPDFTIDYNPDFRQAIADSWPASIDDSVAKKDWGLTYDFGISEMTKDMIKNLKVKLGKN; translated from the coding sequence ATGGAATCCTATACGGAAAGAATACTGATTACCGGTGCCTTGGGACAAATTGGTACCGAACTTACAAACAGACTTGTTGAAATTCACGGAGCAGAAAACGTGGTGGCTTCAGGATTAGACAGATGGCAGGAAGGAATTACCTCTGCCGGGTACTATGAAAGAATGGATGTTACCAATACTCAATTGGTAAGACAGGTGATTAAGGATTATGATATTACCACAGTATATCACCTTGCTTCACTATTGTCAGGAACATCAGAAAAGCAGCCAATTTTTGCATGGAAACTGAATCTTGAACCATTGCTTCATTTTTGTGAAATGGCAAAAGAAGGACTTCTTAAAAAGATCTTCTGGCCAAGTTCTATTGCTGTATTCGGAAAAGGAATTCCAAAGCATGACGTAGGGCAGGATGTGGTATTGAACCCCACTACTGTTTATGGGATTTCTAAAATGGCAGGGGAGAAGTGGTGCGAATACTATTTCGACAAATATGGAGTAGATGTAAGAAGTATCAGATATCCCGGATTGATCTCCTGGAAAACTCCGGCTGGAGGTGGAACTACAGATTACGCTGTTGAGATTTTCTACAAAGCTATTGAAGAGGGGAAGTATACAAGTTTTATTTCCGAAAACACAGGAATGCCGATGTTGTATATGGATGATGCCATCAATGCAACCTTAAAATTAATGGAAGCGCCGAAAGAAAGTTTAACGGTCCGTTCTTCTTATAATTTAGGTGGAATGTCATTTACTCCAAAAGAATTGTCAGATGAAATCAAGAAAGAAATTCCGGATTTTACGATTGATTATAACCCAGATTTCAGACAGGCAATTGCAGACTCATGGCCAGCTTCCATTGATGATTCTGTAGCGAAAAAAGACTGGGGACTGACGTACGATTTCGGAATTTCTGAAATGACAAAAGATATGATTAAGAATCTGAAAGTAAAATTAGGTAAGAATTAA